AAATAAGAAAGAACtaaatgagagtgagtaaattatggcaAACTTTTGTTTGAACTATTCCTTAAGCATTTATCTGTGTGTTTTTACATTAACATGCGTAATCTTGTTTGTTTCTGCAGGTATGCCGAGCTCCAGGTACGTTGGTGTGGAGGGTTGGAGCAGTAAGCAGGTCGCTGGCTGGCTCAGAGATCAGGGATTTCGGGAATATGTGGATCTCCTGTGCTCTAAGCACCGTTTGGATGGTGCCAGTCTGCTTTGTCTTACTGAGACTGATCTGCGGTCTCCTCCACTGGAGCTCAAGGTGCTGGGTGATATCAAAAGATTGATGCTGGCTGTGCGGAGGCTACAGAGACAACACACAGCCCTCACACAGTCCGGGTCAGAGGTCAGTGCGTTGTCTCTCATACAAACTGGACGATCAGACCGTGTCATCTCTAATGGCTTCGCAGAGCGAGGGTCAGTAGACCATCAACACTGTAATGGGGCGGTCACTACAGTTGGTGGGGAACATAGTTACTCGAATGGCAAGCGTAAACAGTATTGTGTTCGGTTGGACCCGGAGTACTGGAAGACGGCACTCAGCGCAATTTATGCCATGCTGGTGTGCGGAGTGACATCATTCGTCATGGTGCTCGTGCATGAGCGGGTTCCTGACATGAGGACATACCCACCACTTCCGGACATATTTCTAGACAGGTGAGTTATATCTGAATGGGTGGTGTGGGAATATTTCAGAGAATGTGTGTTATATTACTTCACCAGTTCATACAGAGTTGggttgaaaataacattttaggtATTTAGCACCATCACAGTGATTTCAATGcacaattagattttttatttaattatgaatacatttgaatgcatatatatttttaattgtgctcATTTAAACATTACCTCAGTGCAAGTCTGTCCGAAcgttcaattcaattaaattcaagtttatttctatagcgctttttacaatacgaatcgttacaaagcaactttaccgaaaataatgtttctacaatatttagtagtagcttatggtggtgactgtcagtttgtgcaagtATGActggatttttagaaaaaatttatacaagacgtagacgatgaacattactaatattattaattaataattgttatatgatgcagtcacacatgtagcaataattgttagttctgtttgttgattcagggttagcatcatctgaggtcctctgagggtcagcatcatctcttctcaggtgttctgggtctagactggagcttgtgtaaatcctagttaccacgggatgtaaatcccatggcaaaacatagaaacaaaatagagacacctttagcatagctgctgatccaacaaactaaaattagtttaacccaagctaatgaataaaaatgcacatttgatcagatgcaactacactcacaatttaagagatacattattcgagagagtgtgtctgaaccccgaacattatcaggaaggctattccaaagtttgggagccaaatgtgagaaaactCTACCtactttagtggactttgctatcctaggaactaccaaaagtccagcgttttgtgaccttagggtgcgtgatgaaagtgcattttcattttattaaattaatgctgtactgtatgtgtaaaaggagaatatataaaacaatttgcGTAAATGTATGTAATATACTATGAACTgatacaacagtttttttttcttaataataagaataataatgattaatttacCCCTTAAATGGTTTACTCCTTGTagtgaacattttaaaaatacaacagATATCTGCATATTAAAAGCACCACCCaactttgattgtttttgttcacaattcagtttttttttctttttaagtatgCTTTTCTTGTGGTTTTGTAGTGTTAATAAAGAATTATGACTCTTGTTATTTATGTGTCAGTGTTCCCAGAATTCCCTGGGCCTTCTCCATGGCTGAAGCATGTGCAGTGGTGTTGGGTTCCATATTAATGCTGGTGTTGTTGATGCACAAACACAGGTAAACACACCCAAAGTCAAAATGCAACCCAGCACAAGAGAGATTTAAAAAATTGCTATGGCCTCAAGACTTTGTTAATGTTATGTGATCGTAATATTCCCAAAgacaatattattacaaaatccTGTGTGTGTTACAACAGTGAATTTCATACGGTGTATATTATTACtgttatgcatttttaattttccattgctctgtctttctctgtgtgtgctaCTGTAGGTCCATTTTGTTTCGCAGGCTGTGTAATTTGACAGGCACTGTGTTTTTGCTCCGCTGTGTCACAATGTTTGTTACT
This region of Carassius auratus strain Wakin chromosome 17, ASM336829v1, whole genome shotgun sequence genomic DNA includes:
- the samd8 gene encoding sphingomyelin synthase-related protein 1 isoform X2; this encodes MPSSRYVGVEGWSSKQVAGWLRDQGFREYVDLLCSKHRLDGASLLCLTETDLRSPPLELKVLGDIKRLMLAVRRLQRQHTALTQSGSEVSALSLIQTGRSDRVISNGFAERGSVDHQHCNGAVTTVGGEHSYSNGKRKQYCVRLDPEYWKTALSAIYAMLVCGVTSFVMVLVHERVPDMRTYPPLPDIFLDSVPRIPWAFSMAEACAVVLGSILMLVLLMHKHRSILFRRLCNLTGTVFLLRCVTMFVTSLSVPGHHLQCSGKMYGDAWAKVQRALEIWSGLGMSLTGVHTCGDYMFSGHTVVLTMLNFFVTEYTPRNWNFIHTMSWVLNLFGIFFILAAHEHYSIDVFIAFYITTRLFLYYHTLANTQAYQHSRRARIWFPLFSFFECNVTGPVPNEYGWPFSKPSFMRMLLG
- the samd8 gene encoding sphingomyelin synthase-related protein 1 isoform X1, coding for MWLEITRLGSRALWRGFLTQLDNLNNHTDKQGMPSSRYVGVEGWSSKQVAGWLRDQGFREYVDLLCSKHRLDGASLLCLTETDLRSPPLELKVLGDIKRLMLAVRRLQRQHTALTQSGSEVSALSLIQTGRSDRVISNGFAERGSVDHQHCNGAVTTVGGEHSYSNGKRKQYCVRLDPEYWKTALSAIYAMLVCGVTSFVMVLVHERVPDMRTYPPLPDIFLDSVPRIPWAFSMAEACAVVLGSILMLVLLMHKHRSILFRRLCNLTGTVFLLRCVTMFVTSLSVPGHHLQCSGKMYGDAWAKVQRALEIWSGLGMSLTGVHTCGDYMFSGHTVVLTMLNFFVTEYTPRNWNFIHTMSWVLNLFGIFFILAAHEHYSIDVFIAFYITTRLFLYYHTLANTQAYQHSRRARIWFPLFSFFECNVTGPVPNEYGWPFSKPSFMRMLLG